One region of Solanum pennellii chromosome 6, SPENNV200 genomic DNA includes:
- the LOC107021225 gene encoding protein CDI-like produces the protein MSTDVHSNGNAFKIFIGYDPREDVAYEVCRYSLLKRSSIPLEIIPIKQSELREKGLYWRERGKLESTEFSFTRFLTPHLANFEGWAMFVDCDFLYLGDIKELRDMVDDKYALMCVQHNYAPKETTKMDGAVQTVYPRKNWSSMVLYNCGHPKNKVLTPEIVNTETGAFLHRFTWLEDEEIGEVPFVWNFLVGHNKVVEGDPTTFPKSIHYTLGGPWFEAWKDCQFGDLWIKELEEYKKATEKKVD, from the coding sequence ATGTCGACAGATGTGCATTCTAATGGAAATGCATTCAAGATTTTCATAGGTTATGATCCTCGTGAAGATGTTGCTTATGAGGTCTGTCGTTATTCCCTTCTCAAAAGATCTTCAATCCCACTTGAAATCATACCCATTAAACAAtcagagttaagagaaaaaggGTTATACTGGCGTGAAAGAGGGAAATTAGAAAGCACTGAGTTTTCATTTACTCGTTTTTTGACACCCCATTTGGCTAATTTTGAAGGATGGGCTATGTTTGTTGATTGTGATTTCTTGTATTTAGGGGATATTAAGGAATTGAGGGATATGGTGGATGATAAATATGCTTTAATGTGTGTACAACATAATTATGCTCCTAAAGAAACTACTAAAATGGATGGGGCAGTACAAACTGTGTATCCTAGGAAGAATTGGTCATCAATGGTTCTTTATAATTGTGGGCATCCAAAGAATAAGGTGTTGACACCTGAGATTGTCAATACTGAAACTGGGGCATTTCTCCATAGGTTTACTTGGTTGGAAGATGAGGAGATTGGGGAAGTTCCGTTCGTTTGGAACTTCCTCGTCGGGCATAATAAGGTTGTTGAAGGGGATCCAACTACATTTCCTAAGTCCATTCATTATACGCTTGGTGGACCTTGGTTTGAGGCTTGGAAGGATTGTCAATTTGGGGATTTGTGGATAAAGGAACTCGAGGAGTATAAGAAGGCGACAGAGAAGAAGGTGGATTAA